Part of the Chelmon rostratus isolate fCheRos1 chromosome 10, fCheRos1.pri, whole genome shotgun sequence genome is shown below.
GGACTTAGTCTCTGcgccattttctttttctgtatgtAGCAGCCAGGGCGCCGATCAGAGAGCCAACTGTCTGCCGTGATATGGAGGCGAGAGCTGGGAGCTTATCGCCTCTCCCTGCCCGTATCTCACCAGCAGCTGCACTCTGCCTCCATCgccacatttacatttatctGCACGGCCAACAGGGAATGCTCACACATGAGTGTAAAACTCAAAGTCACAGAAAAGAAAGTTGCACTACATTATTAAAAGCATATGCTTTGAGCAgtcatttttgcacaaattatAGCCTCCACACTACTCTTGGAAAGTTGagagcacttttttttcccctcccctcttGCGGACTTAATTTGCTGCACGATGTGATGGAAAGCAACGCAGTGTGTGGGGTTTAGTCTAGAACTGGGATGTGTGTTACTGTTTCATACAGCAGATAATACCCGTTATTAAACTGCCATGACAACAGGGTGCCACGAGGTGATGATCAAGCCAAGCCAGGTCTACCTCAGGAGGGATTTCACCCAGCtggaaacattttaatattgaaGACTCATGTCAAATCATTATTGCAGCTTAATCATTTCACTGGCTGCGCTGagagaatgaaaacaatctTTCCTCTGAAGTACAAtcacatattttctatttataaAACTACATCAAATGTTTAATGAAAGCCTGCTGGAAAAAAAGCTATTATTATACATTAGGGGCCATGACTGTTATGATGATATATACTTGGAATATTACAGTGTGGCaaattagagctgcaacgattagtcgatTAGTTGgttgaaagaaaattaattgccaactGTGCttctaatcaattaattgtttcaaGCAATACAGTCAactgtttttgttgacattttgtgaattGAACGTTTAAGCgggaaaataatcagcagatgaaaatcATCAGTAGTTGCAGTCCTTTGGCAAGTAGAAAAGGTTTCTATCAACTGTCAAGTTCCTTTTCTTCAGTGAGGGAAACTCCATCTCCATCAGCACCATACAGGTGTTTCCTGTTGCATGAAGATGGTGGCTGCACCTCAGGGGGTTTGTGGGAGGCGTGATGCAGGACACTGAGGGGCAAAAGTCTGGTAACATATAGAAGAAAAATTGAGAGTgccttttgtttcctctgtcagCTTGCACTGATACACATCCTAGTTCCAATAAACGGAAGGGGCGTCTGAATATGTAAGTGCAGTTTCCCTGTTGTcctttaaatgctgctgaacAAGTTGATCTCTCCTTTGCATCGTAGACTCTCACAAACATAAAGACAAGCACAAAGACAaggaacacagacacaaagaccaCAAGAAAGACAAGGAGCGAGAGAAAGTCAAGCACAGCAACAGGTAGGATATCTGCAGCCTCCTCTCATGTGTTTGGTGAAACACCCGACAAAACTCAAGTTGATGTTTCTGCATCTGAACTGTCCAGCGCCAGTTTAACTGGATATCAATATTGGTGTATTAACATTGCCTACAGCCCCTGAAGTGATGTTCCTCCTGTACCTcctaatgtgtatgtgtgtgtatttatatatatatgtatatatatatacacattgcttttatttttagattttgttgtgAACTGCTGGTTTTAGCTGTCATAACTGAATCTTTAATGAGGATATGACAAGTTCCATGCATTTTGCTCCTGCCAGTGTTAAACGTAGAAAAGCTTGAAAGAATCACCCGACTTCCTGCTGATTTATTTGAAACTAATAGAACCCTGTCGTGTTAAATCAGCAAACATGCATCAGAACGACTCCACAAAATCCACTTTTATGAATGACATGTGCAGAGCATTAGTAATTTGAACCCTGTGGAACAGTcgtcatgttttctttccttgcGGTTGGAATACTTGCGGGCTGCAGGACGTTCGTAATGGCAGCTGTCCATGTCACTGCCATTGTCTGTCAAACACGGTTACGTTTGTATTGCTGGTGGTAGGTGCCTTTGCGGATGGcatcttttgtgtctgtgcatctgGACCACGTCTGACCTCTCGcacttgacctctgacctctgtggcTTCTGTGTTCTCAGCGAACACAAGGACCACTCTgagaagaaacacagagacaaagagaagctgaAGCACAGTGACGGCAGCTCAGACAAGCAcagggaaaaacacaaagagaaagacaaggacaaagagaagaggagagaggagaaggttTGTTACTCGGTGGTCAGTCTGCCTTTTGTGAAAGGCTGTACAGGTCTTGGTAGCTTACCGGTTACCCCGCATGCCACATAACTGCAGTGTTTCAACTGGGGACCTTCGTAGCATATCATACCCTCTGTTTTGTGTCCACTTCAGTGTGACTGTCcaatgaactttttttttcgtTTTCTCATCATGACAGCATTCGtattttgtgacatttactTTGCTCACTTATGGTCAACCTTTCATGAACTCATATTATAAGTACaaatttagtttatttaaatattgtttAAAGCTGTGAAAGTGGTTGAGGTACATTTTGTCAAAAGATAAGAGAAGATAATTTATTTGTTTCCCCATTTTTCACAGATCAAATCATCCCATGCAGACAAGcttaaaaaggagaaagaaaatggaTATGTAAGGTAAACGGCATCACTTTGTTGTATTCAGTGTGAAATAAAAGTATTTATAAGGGATTTAGCTCAAGCTTAGTCATTGCTTGGTCATGATTAATGGGATATTGCTTTACTAATATGTCTTCAATGTGGCACTTAGAGATACAAGCCCTGCCGCCATTAAGAGCGAGCCCGAAGAAGACAACGGCTTCTACCCTTCTCCCCAGCACAACAAGACCTCCAAACGAGAGTACGATGATGAAGAGTGGGTATCATACAAATTTAATCAGCTCTGTCACTGTCAGTTCTGCACTCTGTGACGCAGTTAGATTGTCGCTATAATTGTTTACAGATTTGAATACAAGCCCAAAAAAATCAAGGCGGAACATGAGAAAAAGGCCAAGAAGAGGAAACACGAGTacgaagaggatgaggaggatgaggtttgctgtgttttcacattattttgatGAATGCATTCTCATATTCCCCAGGGTCCAGGTCCagatttattctgttttcttctttcgtTTCAGGACATCAAGCCcaaaaaaaagactaaagaCAAAAAGGTGACAGAGGGGAAGAAAtccaaaaaagaagaagaggagaagtgGAAATGGTAAGATCATTTTGGGGACAAATAGTTCTTTTCCTCAGGAAATTACACACTCAAGGACAGTTAGCTGACATAAACAGCGACTGAGAAGTACATACCGTGTTTGTCTTTCCTCCCCCGGGTTGTACTTTGTTGTCTGTGGTGATTAGGTGGGAGGAGGAAAGATATACTGATGGCTCCAAATGGCGCTTCCTTGAGCATAAGGGTCCAGTGTTTGCACCTCCGTATGAACCTCTGCCTGACAAAGTCAAATTTTACTATGATggtgagtctgtctgtgttaaAAAATagttgtaatgtttttttttaaatgtcgtTTGGTCTGCAATGAGTGCAATGGCATTTTCCTGCATTTGTAGGAAAGCCGATGAAACTTAGTGCTCCCGCTGAGGAGGTAGCCACATTTTTTGCCAAGATGTTGGATCATGAGTACACCACGAAGGACATCTTCAGAAAGAACTTCTATAAGGActggaggaaggtgaggagatAAGACGTATTCGAGTGATCGCTTGAGCCAGAGTCAACAGAGGGTGGACATGCCTCAGAtgtcttctcttttgttttagGAAATGACATCAGAGGAGAAGTCAAAGATCACCGACCTGAACAAGTGCAACTTCAGTGACATGAATGAGTACTTCAAGGCCCAATCAGAAGCGAGGAAACAGATGTccaaggaggagaaacaggtACGCCAGTATCCATGCAGTCAATGCAGAATTATGAAATCTTTCgttgtattttcatattttcatacgCTCTGTAGAAAATCAAAGAGGAGAATGAGAGAATCCTCCAGGAGTACGGTTTCTGCATCATGGACAACCACAAGGAGAGGATTGGAAACTTCCGCATCGAGCCGCCGGGCCTCTTCAGGGGACGAGGCGATCATCCAAAGATGGGCATGCTGAAACGACGCATCAGACCAGAAGACATCATCATAAACTGTAGCAAGTGGGTAATCTCCCCACCACTGCGAGCGCTTCCCTTTTAGTGGAAAGTTTGTCTGTGCAAAATTTGATGGGGTGGGCCTACGAGTGGGATTGGTCCAGTCCCGGTCCAGTATTCTacttacacaagtgtgatgtggaaacctgaagcctcctgtgcacacacactgagaattGACTTTTCAGGTcatattcatagattctggatttttaaaagaaggagagatgagggAGAAAGTAATATTGAAAGTGAGGGAGTATTTGATATACACCTGAGAACATGTTTGGAGGAGATCTGCAACATTATgtctagttctgagtttttCCCACAAGGTGGCCCTGTCAAGCCATTGTTGGTGAGGTTAAATTAAAGTACAATGCGGGATTAGTGGATGAATTGTGACCAAGTGCGCTTTGATagcagaatatacagtattaagAACGTGCTTGTGGAAGCTATTCTCTGTCAAAAGGACACATACCTCACATTCATTGTCCCATTCTTAacccctctctccctgtttaacctcttttttcatctttccctTTATCTCCCCTGCCATCTGCTAACTGCCATGTTGTGCTGGATATATATTTATAGACAGTGGGAGTAATTTTCGTTCTTTCTCTGTCGTTCCATGCCTCagtgggcagtgtgtgtgtgtgtgtgagagagagagagaatttacAGAAGGCTAATTTGTAACCGTCACAGAGACATTAGCACATGAATGTACATGCTGCAGTATGGCAGATGTATGGCTGACATGCACTTGCACGCATGCCGGCACTGTGTCAAAGGtagacttcctgtctgagtatgctctgtgtgtgtgtgtgtgtgtgtgtgtgtgtgtgtgtgtgtgtgtgtgtgtttctctgtgcatCATTGTCTCATAGCTGCAGTGTTAATAATATGAAGTTCATCTTAGACTGGCCTGTTAAAATATTTAGCTAATATTTGATTGAAGTAGATTAATTTCAGGTCTGTAATAAGGGCTGTTTATTGTACTTGAATGCACTTAAATCAACAGGCCCACAGAGTTAGACCAGACCTCACCCAGAGAAATGTTCCAAACGGTGGGAAATACCTAGTCATggtaaagcttttttttttctgtagggACTCCAAGCACCCTAAACCTCCTCCAGGGACAAAATGGAAGGAGGTTCGCCATGACAACAAGGTGACCTGGCTGGCATCTTGGACGGAGAACATCCAGGGCTCCATCAAGTACATCATGTTGAATCCTAGCTCCAGGATCAAGGTACCTGCGCTCGCACACCTGCAGCCTCAAGCCTGAACGTAATCTGAACCGGTTTCTACGTTTAAATATTTCACCAGCTGGCCCATGATGAATAAAATGGTCTGTTTCCCTATTGATCAaaccgtttgtgtgtgtgtgtgcagggggagAAGGACTGGCAGAAATATGAGACTGCTCGACGGTTGAAGAAGTGCGTGGATCGCATCCGTACCCAGTATAGAGATGACTGGAAGTCAAAAGAGATGAGGATCAGGCAGAGAGCTGTGGCTCTGTATTTCATAGACAAGGTGAGGAGCAATACAGTAAAATAGTGCTGAAGAAATACAATTAAGTGGGAAAAAACATCATTACAAATGGCAGCATATCTTGGATTTTATCTAGTGatgcatataaaaaaaacaacggATGGAGAATGAAATCCACCAACAGAGTAAGGTTCCCCTCGATGTTACTTTGCATCTCTGCAGCAAAATGCTGaaatttactgttttaattttaCTGCAGACCCCCTTATATCGTTTCCATTAACCACAAGGCCTCCCTACATCCCAGCTGGAGAAATACTCAGATATTGTAGGTAAACCAAGTTAAGAGAGAAAATCCTGACAAACAATGTTACACTCTCGAGTCCCGGTAATGATCACCATGCATGTTGTTCCCCCTGTAGCTTGCACTGAGGGCAGGTAACGAAAAGGAGGAAGGTGAGACGGCGGACACAGTGGGCTGCTGCTCGCTGCGGGTGGAGCACATCAAACTGTACCCCAAGATGGACGACCAGGAGTACGTGGTGGAGTTTGACTTCTTGGGAAAGGACTCCATCCGCTACTACAACAAGATCCCTGTGGAGAAGAGGGTAACAGAGGGAAGGGACAGTGAGAGATACATTAAAGCACAAAATTGATTTTATGGGGTTTTATGAGGGCGGCGTTGGGTGTGTATTTGACAGATATGTGAGTTCAGTGTTCATGAGATAAGGAGTTGCTATGCTGAGGAGGATGTTTGCACAGACAGGTGATCGGGCACTAAAAGTCTTCCGTCAGCTCtgcctgtttcctgctgttacAGGAgagtacagacacacaaacacacacacgtgcgcacagaCATGTTCAGTTTTTAGTCACGATGTCTTCAACGTGCCTGGACACCACGTATTTGGCTCCACTTCCATCCCCACTCACACAAAGAAGAACGTACAAAAGACCGATTAACCTGTTATAAACCGCTTGCACTTGTCATCATGTATAGAAACAGGATAGCACCCCCACCTGGTGGAAATGTGATTGTGCATCCCTGAACACTTGGACTGAAGTGTTTGATGTAAATGATCTCATGCTAAataaacatttgctgatttCTCATCAGGTCTTTAAAAACCTTCAGCTGTTCCTGGAGAATAAGCAGCCTGAAGATGACCTCTTTGACAGACTGAatgtaagaaacacacacaaatatctacagtaataatatatatatgatgTAATATATATGCCAAGGCTTTGGTCTAAGTGAACTGTTTACATTGCTAGTTGGAATACTTGTGTCActctttcctcttcccctcttttcattttctgtgtctcCTGCAGACTTCTATTCTGAATAAGCACTTACAGGAGCTGATGGATGGCCTGACAGCCAAGGTCTTTCGTACCTACAACGCCTCCAtcaccctgcagcagcagctcaaggAACTGTCCTGCTGTGAGTAACTGCAGCTTCAGCCGGTCACATGCAGCTCACTTGAATGGCACCCAAATACTTTCTAAGCACAGTTACAACTTGTAATCACTCTTTACAGTTTTTCCACAATTTTCCTGCAGTTCAACCAAAACTCAGCTAGATAGTTTGACATTCTGCAGCACCAAGTGAGAGACATTTTGTTAAGACCCTCCTCCCaacagcaactgtccaatcatagcCTCGTAACTGTAACAAGACACCGGTAGGCCTGTCAAGATTTACATTGCCCTACATGTTGATGCAGTCCGCACGAGGCTCTAACCCAAGAGCAAACATGAGGAATGGATTAAACTTCATCCATGTCAATCTGTGAGCCGAGATGCATTTCTGTCATAATTCAGAGGAATGATAACAGCTTAATCCTGGTCTTTGTTTTGGCGACTGCAGCCAAACTAGAGTTAGATGCCATTTCATTTGCCAAACACTTACACTAATTTTCATATCCTCAAATCTTTTTCAATATTGTCTTCTAGCATACTATCATGTACGCAGCTGTCAGGTACATATTTAAGACCTTTTTACAGTGTTCTCggtttaaaatgtgtcacatggaAGCACCAGCCAGGAGACGCACTTCTCCCCCCGAGtttaagcattagcattaacGTACAGCAGCTAGCTACACTTTGAGTCATTGTTTTAGTGGACAAAACCACCGTCGTCAGCTAGCAATGAGAAGCCTGCTTATGTTTACTTCTGTGAGGAATTGAAGACCTAGTGTTTCAAAAAGTAATGCAAATTTCAATGTTAATCTAATCCAAATATGTGCTGcctagcaacagtaactaaggaggGCAGGGCTTATTGAAGGGTAAATTATTTTCGCACTTTTTGATGGAATAAAAATGATGTTGGGATATGACACAATATAATGCTCAAACAAATTTCCATTCAGTAAGTTGATGCATGTAAGGAATTCGACCAGTCTAAAATATATAGGATACTGGCTTTATCGACATTCGATGTCTTCAGTTATACTGTATCTGTTGATATGTaaaactgtgttgtgtttgtctgcgaTTAAGATGCCGTGATCTCTCTGGAGTTTATATCTGTCTACTCTGACAAGGGCCGATAATAAAGCAAAACCTTCATGTAAATAAAGCTGCCTGCTCTAGGTCCTCTCCCTCAGGAGAATAGTACAAAGGCTTTGcaataaaatattcaacatgAAACATAAGCTTGTGTGCTATAAAACATGCCAGACGAGGATAAATAGCAAAGCAGAATTGGCCATGTAAATAAAATGGCTCCAGCATCTACACAAATGAAGTATATAGCAGATATAAACTACTTCTcccactttgttttttgtcattgttggcTCTTCAGCTGATGACAGCATCCCAGCTAAAATCCTGTCATACAACCGAGCCAACCGGGCAGTGGCCATCCTATGTAACCACCAGAGAGCTCCGCCCAAAACGTTTGAGAAATCCATGCAGAACCTGCAGACCAAGGTAAACCTCTGCGTTCCACCTTTCTTCACATTTGTTGACCCTCCACAAGCAACGATGCCTTGGCGGCCTTGGAGAAATTTTTGTCACTGTGAAAGATAAAGATATTCCCTCTCGAGGTGATGCAGATTGTCCTCTTTACTCAGCGTGTGCTTGTTGTGTTCGCAGATCGACGAGAAACAGAATCAGCTGTCAGCAGCCAGGAAGCAGCTGAAGGCTGCCAAGGCTGATCACAAGGCTTCCCATGATGACAAGAGCAAAAAGTAAGAAAGCCTGAGTGCTGCAAAGCGGTGGGAGGGACTGTCACAGTTTTAGCTGTTACTGACTTCCTTAAACCTCTTCATCCTTAACATCAAGTTGATCATTTTTAGGGCATCTGTTTTTCAGTCCATCTGTAtaattcttcctctctgttcctATACATCTCTCTATGTCTCGCTCTCAATTGCTCTCTTTCTGTAACTGTCTttattcctccctctgtctgcctttgtgtgtctctcaggGCTGTGGAGGTGAAGCGTAAAGCCGTCCAGAGGATagaggagcagctgatgaaACTCCAGGTGCAGgccacagacagagaagagaacaAGCAGATTGCTCTGGGCACCTCCAAGCTCAACTACCTGGATCCACGCATCTCTGTTGCATGGTATTTATGTGACACGGCAGAAGATGTTTACCTCTGTTTATCAGCTACTGGTGTATTTGCTTACACATGTGACTAGAGAAAAAAAACGGACGTTAAATGAGTAAACCGCCTACTGTTTCATAGGCCGGCTTTCTCTGGGCGGGCGGGTGTGCGGCGTGCATATCCACCTTGGTGACAGAAAGGCAGGAAATGCTCTTGCATTGTAGGAAAAGGAGCAGCACAAGCAAAAAAGCTAACGGCTGCAGAAGGAaaataagaggaagaaaagcgTGTGAGCGTGAGGAACAATGGGGTTTGTTTCTGAAAGCCAGGGAGCGTCCCCTAACAGCACTCCTTCCTCCATGTGGGAAGTCAATGAGGAGCTGTCTGTGGCTGAATGGAGGGCCAGGCCTCCCTAACCCATGCCCCACAGCTATTTATGGAGAGCCTGCTCCTCAAGCACAATGGATACAGGAATGCTTCATGTTTTGCCTGATTGTAAGGCATAAGGGATGGGGTCCCCTCTTGTAGGGTGGTGCATGGGAACCTGGTCTACACTGTAGTTGTATGTGTCTGAGTATATGTAACAGAGATGAAAACACTAAGTCGTTCAAACTGGACAGAGATTCACTAAAATAATCTGTTGTCTTTGCTGGCACAGTTGATCAGATTAGTTCCGGAAATAATTCTAAATAACAGCTACAACCTTTGCCTGAGTTAAGCATGGAAAT
Proteins encoded:
- the top1 gene encoding DNA topoisomerase 1, whose amino-acid sequence is MSGDHGHGDAQVNSGSKGSDSHKHKDKHKDKEHRHKDHKKDKEREKVKHSNSEHKDHSEKKHRDKEKLKHSDGSSDKHREKHKEKDKDKEKRREEKIKSSHADKLKKEKENGYVRDTSPAAIKSEPEEDNGFYPSPQHNKTSKREYDDEEFEYKPKKIKAEHEKKAKKRKHEYEEDEEDEDIKPKKKTKDKKVTEGKKSKKEEEEKWKWWEEERYTDGSKWRFLEHKGPVFAPPYEPLPDKVKFYYDGKPMKLSAPAEEVATFFAKMLDHEYTTKDIFRKNFYKDWRKEMTSEEKSKITDLNKCNFSDMNEYFKAQSEARKQMSKEEKQKIKEENERILQEYGFCIMDNHKERIGNFRIEPPGLFRGRGDHPKMGMLKRRIRPEDIIINCSKDSKHPKPPPGTKWKEVRHDNKVTWLASWTENIQGSIKYIMLNPSSRIKGEKDWQKYETARRLKKCVDRIRTQYRDDWKSKEMRIRQRAVALYFIDKLALRAGNEKEEGETADTVGCCSLRVEHIKLYPKMDDQEYVVEFDFLGKDSIRYYNKIPVEKRVFKNLQLFLENKQPEDDLFDRLNTSILNKHLQELMDGLTAKVFRTYNASITLQQQLKELSCSDDSIPAKILSYNRANRAVAILCNHQRAPPKTFEKSMQNLQTKIDEKQNQLSAARKQLKAAKADHKASHDDKSKKAVEVKRKAVQRIEEQLMKLQVQATDREENKQIALGTSKLNYLDPRISVAWCKKWGVPIEKIYNKTQREKFAWAIDMAEKDYEF